The following nucleotide sequence is from Gemmatimonadaceae bacterium.
CCCATTGGCACCTGGGCGAGATCCTGCCGGAAATGCGCCGCCGAGATGGACCCGCCCAACCGCGCCTCACCCGCGGTGGGGCTGCGCTCGCCGAGGATCGTGCGGAGCAGCGTGGACTTCCCGGCGCCGTTGGGGCCGACGATGGCCACCACATCGCCGCGCATGGCCGTCGCGTGAAATCCCTTCACCAGCGTCCGTCCCTCGACGGCGACGTCAAGCTGGTCGCAATAGACCACCCGGTCGCCGCCGCGTTCCCGCACTTCGAGCCGGAACGCCATCGCGTCGTCCTCGCCCGGCGGCGGCGTGAGGCGCGGCAGCCGGGAGAGCAGCTTGCGCCGACCCTGCGCCTGCTTGGTGTTCTGGCCGGCGATGTTGCGGCGGATGAACTCCTCTTCCTTCGCGATGAACTTCCGCTGCTGATCCACCTGCCGTTCGAGCGCCAGCCGGCGCTCGGCGCGCTGCGTGACGAACGCCGAGTATCCGCCACGGTACGTCGTGGCCGTGCCACCCTCGATGTGGAGGACGTGATCCACGGTCTCGTCGAGGAAGGCGCGATCGTGGCTGATGATGAGCGACGTGCCGCGGCGGTCCAGCAGGTATTGCTGCAGCCACGCCGTGGTCTCGAGGTCGAGGTGGTTGGTGGGTTCGTCGAGCAGCAGGACATCCGCGGGGGCGACGAGCTGCGCCGCGAGTCCCACGCGTCCGCGTTCGCCGCCCGACAGCACCGCGAGGCGCTTGACCTTGGATTCCTCCGCATCGAAGCCCAGTCCCTGCAGCACGGCATCCACGCGAGCATGGAAATCGTAGCCGCCTTCGTGGGCGAAACGCTCCATGTCATGCCCGTAGCGATCGAGCGCCGCGGGATCGGGATCCTCCCCCATGTCGGCAAGCCGGTTTGCCTGCTCGGCGAGGGATGCCTCGCGCGCGATCAACGGCGCGAAGGGCTGCGCCGCAGCTTCCCAGACGGTGACGGCATCGCCGAAATCGCGGTGCTGGTCGAGGAGGGCCAGTCGCAGGTTGCCCGGCCGCGCCACGGCGCCGGCCGTCGGACGCTGGTCACCGGTGATCAGTCGGAAGAGTGTCGTCTTCCCCGAGCCGTTGCGCCCGATGATTCCCCAACGTTCTCCCTCCGTGACTGTAAAGGAGACATCGCGGAAGAGTGTGGTGGCGCCGAATTCGACGCGCACGCCGGTCATGGTGATCTGGGTCACATCGGGAATTTACCTCTGTGACCAAGTCAGCGCCGAGTGGGTATCGTTCATTGTTATCTTGAGGGCACGGTCCGCCACGTCCCGCCGGAACACCACCGTGGCGGTATGGTACCAATGGATGACCCGGCTCGTGCAGGCAATCTCGCGGAGCGGAGACAAACATGGTGATGCACGCGGCAGTGTCGCTGGTGCTCTCGCTGGGTCTTGGCACGCAGGCCGTCGATGATCCAGGCGTTCGCGGCGCCGGGCCGCGCTTTGAATCGGCGCGCGTCGGCGTTGATGTTCCCGTGGATGACACCGTGCGGGTGCGTCGACGCGCGGTGCGCCTGAGCGACGCGTACAAGGTGCGGCTCAAGATCCATCGATACAGCTCGTACACGATGTTGCCGATGTTCGCCTTCCAGTACGCCGCCGGCGACCAGCTGTTCAAGAAGAGCGCCGCCGCGCCGCAGTGGGCGCGCGACTACCACGGCGTCGTCGCCGGCGGCATCGCCGGCCTCTTCGCCGTGAACACGGTGACCGGCGGGATGAACTGGTGGGAGACACGCCATCAGGAAGGCGGCCGGAAATGGCGAACGACCCACGCGGCGCTGATGATGCTCGCCGAGGCGGGATTTGTGGCGACCGGCGTGCTGGCCGACGAGGCTGAGGAGTCGTTCGACA
It contains:
- a CDS encoding ABC-F family ATP-binding cassette domain-containing protein, translating into MTQITMTGVRVEFGATTLFRDVSFTVTEGERWGIIGRNGSGKTTLFRLITGDQRPTAGAVARPGNLRLALLDQHRDFGDAVTVWEAAAQPFAPLIAREASLAEQANRLADMGEDPDPAALDRYGHDMERFAHEGGYDFHARVDAVLQGLGFDAEESKVKRLAVLSGGERGRVGLAAQLVAPADVLLLDEPTNHLDLETTAWLQQYLLDRRGTSLIISHDRAFLDETVDHVLHIEGGTATTYRGGYSAFVTQRAERRLALERQVDQQRKFIAKEEEFIRRNIAGQNTKQAQGRRKLLSRLPRLTPPPGEDDAMAFRLEVRERGGDRVVYCDQLDVAVEGRTLVKGFHATAMRGDVVAIVGPNGAGKSTLLRTILGERSPTAGEARLGGSISAAHFRQDLAQVPMGTTIYDCINDLRPLWTRGQIQGLLGAFGFSGDTVQRRTDVCSGGERSRLALAMITLSRANLLVLDEPTNHLDVESIESIEDALDDYEGTVLLVSHDRAFLRELATRVWAFDGVRVEDFAGTFVEWEQRQQARAVASSADAARAATTRRQAERRQAQRSADSQKEDRASRRDRREAVARAERAVAEAEARIEALRAELHDPSLYDGGAAGARRAAELTRALKDAEAALDGALDGWLRLTSD